The sequence AGTCGTGAAAAAGACGGGCCATTTAATTCATTAGCAGAAATTTGTGATCGAATTCCTTCAAATGTTTTGAATAAAAGAGGCTTAGAGGCACTTATACATTGTGGAGCACTTGATTCGATAGCACCAGACGCGAACCGGGCACAATTAATAGCAGATCTTGATTTACTTGTTGATTGGGCTGCTTCCAGAGCTCGTGATCGTATATCTGGACAAGGGAACCTTTTTGACCTAATCAATGAGGTCTCTGCTAATGAAGAACAAACGGATTTTTCTACGGCACCAAAAGCAGCTAAAACTACTGATTACTCCCCTAGTGAAAAGTTGAGACTGGAAAAGGAGTTAGTAGGTTTTTACCTTTCAGATCACCCACTTAAACAGCTTTCACCTCCTGCAAAGTTGATAGCGCCTATAGGCCTTATTAGTTTGGATGATCAATCTGACAAGACAAAAATTAGTGTTGTTGCCATGATCTCTGAGATGCGTCAAGTGACTACTCGTAAAGGTGATCGTATGGCTATCCTTCAATTGGAGGATTTAACTGGAAACGCTGAAGCAGTTGTATTTCCAAAGACTTATGCCAGATTGTCAGACTTTCTTATGCTCGAAGCTCGGTTGCTTGTTTGGGCATCTGTTGATCGTAGAGATGAACGAGTTCAACTAATTGTCGATGATTGCAGGACTATTGATGATCTTCGCCTTTTACTTGTAGATTTACTCCCAGAAGAAGCTAATGATATAGAAGTTCAACATCGTTTAAGAGAATGTCTCTATAAACATAGGCCAGGGAAAGATGAGTTAGGCATAAAGGTTCCAGTTGTTGCTTCTATTAAGCAAGGGGAAAAAGTTCGTTATGTAAGACTTGGGCATCAGTTTTGCGTCGGGAATGCAAATGCAGCACTTAATTCATTGCAAAGTCAATCCTTCAGTGCTAACTATACTGAATACTTATTAACCTAAGTTGTGATATGTGATATGTGATATGTGATATGTGATATGTTATCCCTTATTTTTTGTTAACTCACTAAAGGCATCTCGAACCTTTCCTATATTTGGCCTTATATTTTCTAACCCCAATAAACTGCCAGCAGAGAGCTCCCAACTTGCAGAAAGTATTCCATAACTTAGGCCTAATAGACCCGTTAAAAAGCAAGCTGCTGATGTTAGTAATGTTAATGCTGGAGGAATATCTGCAATACCTCTACTGACTAATAAATAACTAATTATAAAAACACTCATTCCACTAAAAGTGGGAAGCCCCGTTGTGATAGCAATTCTGCGGGCCATTCTATTTGCAACTTCTTTTGGTATAGCAGATTCTCTTTTTGAAGCTTTGCTATTGGGCGATTGCTTTAATGCCTTTCCAGTGCTTCCAGGTTTGGCCGCCGCACTTTTGCCCGCAGGCTTGAAAGGCTTGGGTGGGGGGATTTCGGCCATATTCTTTTAATAAGTTAAAAGGACGAGATTGGATCCCGATTTTTTTTCACCCTCTAATCCCCAACTTAACTACAAGGTCGTTATAACGCTTTTCACTATGCTCCCTCACATAATTAAGTAAGCGCTTTCTTCGTCCAATCATTTTTAACAAACCTTTTCGCGATGAGTAGTCATGATTACTTTTTTGAAGATGGCCACTGAGCTTGGAGATGCGCTCACTAAGCATTGCGACTTGTACTTCAACAGAACCTGTGTCAGTAGCGTGCTTCTGATAAGAGTTGATTAGTTTTTGCTTTTCTGCTGTATCGAGCGGCATGTCTTGAAAAGTGCTTTGATTTTAAAAACTTAATTTAACCCCTTAAGCTCCTTATAACCTGGATTCGTTGCTTAGCCAAATCAAGCTGGCTTTGAGTAATCCTTCAATACCTTCTAGAGATGTTCCTAAATCTGTAATTTTTGAGGTCTTTGTAGATTTGGTTTGTGCTTCACTTGCCATTGCTTGTATTGCGCTATTGATTTCTATATCGTCATAACCCAGTGTTCTTAGGGTTTCTTGCAGTTCGATGATATTTGAAGCTTTGAAAGGAAGTTTTTGCAAATCAATTCCCTCTATTCGCGAGTTGTCGGTTTTCACCTCACTGAACTCTGAGAGTTTGTTGCGTAATTCGATTGAAAGTCTTTCGGCAGTTCTTTTTCCTATTCCTTGGGCTTTTGAAAGTTTGTGAATGTCTTGATGAATTATTGCAGTTACTAATTCATCAATTTGATTTTGCTCCAATAGTGCAATGGCCATTTGTGGGCCAACTCCGCTTACTCCTATAAGTATTCTGAAGAGGTCTCTTTCACTTCTCGTCTGGAATCCATATAGATGATCAGCATCATCCCGCTTTACTTGATGGATCCATAGAGTCAATTGGTCAATTGAGTTAATTAAGGCTAGATGACGTGGTAAGAGTTGAATTTCATAGCCAACTCCTGAACAAGCCAAAACAATTCCTTGCCTTAGTGATTGCCTCCAGTTGTCTATCCTTTGCCCATGAAGCCAGCTAATCATTGGTTTTCTCTTGACTTAAGCATGCTGAGTCTTGGGATGGTTCTGTTTTTTTTCTTCTTTTTGCATGAGACATCTCTTTCAACGGATTTGCCCTTTAATTCTGGCGTTAGTTTTATGCATTACACAGTACGGGTGTTTTAGCTCAACCAGGCCTCCCAATTCAGTCTTGATGGATGCACTTGAACTCCAAATTAATATCACGCAGAACGCACTTACAGATTTCCTAGATCTTGATGAGGGTGTCTCTAAAGTGTTAGGGGTTAAAGTTGATTCAAGTGCATTTATGGATTATGAGAATGGAAGACTCTTATTAGTTTATGGTCATGTTGACTACACGTTACCAAGTACGGAAACAATCAATAGTCCTTTTCAAGTATTTCTTGAAAAAGGGGAGAAAGGTCAGAGTTGGAGCTTGGTGAGGCCTTCATTTATTGCTAATGGTTCATCTAGAGTATGGAAAAGTTACGCACTTCCTATAAAGTCTTGACATTATATGTTTAAAAGAAGGTTGAAATATCAAAACCTTTAATTGAGAATAATGCTTTATATTGTTTTTGCTGAATTAATTCTTAAGTCTATTATTTTTATATTTTAAGTTGATTAAATATTAATCTTAGATCTTAGCCACCATCTATTTGGCAGCCAAGCATTGCGCCTGCAGCCCCACCTGCTGGGATCGCCCACCATCTATCTTTCCCTCTTGAGCCAGTAGTGGCAAGCCCTGCTCCAAGGAGCCCTCCAATTAAGGTTCCCTCACTGCAATCATTTGTATCGCCTATTGGCTGGGTTTGTTGAGTACGTCGTGCTCCAATTGAGCTGCAAGGAACCTGTACTGCTTCATTCCAGGTTCGAACATAGCCAGGTGAGTTTTTGTTCCCAGGAACGTATTCCTCCCTGTATTCACTACGAGCACATTGACGGGAATCGTTTGCGTATCCAGGTTGTGTACTTTCAGCTATAGCTGGCGATGCTGCGCTGAGGGCTAAAAGAGTGGCAAGAGCAATCTTCATTGGTTTCAGTCGTTAGGCGTACTTTGGTGACAATTGAGGCAGTAAAACCTTTCTTTTATTCTGCCTCAGAATTGTAGGTTTAATTAAATATTAGCAGTTTCTACACGCCAGATCAAGCATTGAAGAAGTATTACCAATGTGTTTGAAAAACTTAATCATTTAAGAATTCTAGGCCTATTGGGCATCTTATTTCTCTCTGTATAGAGGATTTGGTTCTGTAAATCTTCATTGGAGATACTTCTGCAATTATTTAATTTACAAGTTGATTGTTTCCTAACTATTATAAATATCGAACATTATTGTTATCTATTTTATTTTGGGAGCTTAGACTTAGTATGGTTGCTACAAGGATAAAAAATGAGCCGATAATTGTCCAATCATTTAACTTCTCGGCAAAAAGTATTATGCCCCAGGTAGATGCAAATAAAACTTGTACGTAATTTATAGAACTTGCCTGAGCTGCTGGTATGAGAGTTAAGCCTTCTGTAATCCATATTTGACCGAGTTGAGTAAATATTCCAATGCCTATTAGCCAAACCCATTCAACACCTACAGGTATAACCCCGCTACTAAATAAGAATGGTAAGGCTATAGGTACAGATATCAATGGGAAATAGTGAACAATTACCAATGGATGCTCTTGTCTGGAAAGCTTGCGAACACAGATGTAGGCCATGGCTGTTAAAAAAGCCCCAGTTAAGGCAATAACTACTGATAAAGCAGGTAGTTGAACACTATCTGTGCTTATCCATTCGGGCTGAACAACCATTAATATTCCCAACCAGCCGACTATCACAGCTATTCCAATACGAAGTCCAAAACCTTCCTTTAAGAATAAAGATGCTGCAACTGCGGTAAACATTGGGTATGTGTATTGAAGAACAGTAGCGGAGGCCAAAGGCAAAGTTGTAATGGCTTCAAATACGCAGAACAAGGCAGTGCTCCCTAGTAGGCCTCGGATTATCAGTAATTTTTTGTTTTTACCCCAAGGTGAGATTTGAGCCCTTTTGATCATTAACCTTGTTATTAGAAGGCTTATAAGAGCTCTAACTAAAACAATTTCTGCTACAGGAAGTCTCCCACTTAAATGTTTCACGCAAACACTCATTAAGCTAAATGCCCAAGCACTAGCTATTAGGTTCAAATAACCTTTCATTGTTTTTGAGTAATAGATGCTCACTTCTGTCAGAAGATCAGCTTTGTAGTTTTGCTGCAAATCTTTGTTCTGTTTGTCAAACGATGATGGGGATTCATTTCCAGTGCTATGAAAATTTTTAACTAGACCAATCTGTTAGATCCCCCAGAATGTACTGATGGCATCACCCCGTCTCCACCCACGAACAATTGAGGCAGTCAAAGAACGTGCAGACATTGTTGATGTGGTTGGAGAACACGTTGTTTTAAAGAAAAAAGGAAGAGAATATGTTGGGATCTGTCCTTTTCACGATGACAGTAAACCCTCTATGACGGTATCCCCCGTTAAACAGTTTTATTACTGTTTTTCATGTGGAGCCGGAGGAAACTCCATCAAATTTTTGATGGAGTTTCAACGACAAAGTTTTGGAGATGTTGTTCTTGAGTTAGCGAGAAAGTACCAACTTCCCGTTGAGACCGTTGATGGTTCACAGCAAGAACGTTTGCGTCAGCAATTTTCACGTCGAGATAAGCTGCATCGAGCACTATCTCTTTCTGCTGGTTGGTTTTCTGATCAGCTACGTTCAGAAAAAGGTTCTAGTGCACTTAAGTATTTGAGGGAAGTGCGTGGCTTGAGTGAAACTACTATTGAAGCTTTTGATTTGGGATATGCTCCAGATCAGTGGGATGGACTACTTACATATCTTCAGCAGGTAGAAGGGTTATCTCCAGATTTACTCGAGGCGGCTGGATTGGTTGTTTCACGAAAAGGCGGAGGCGGTTTTTATGACCGTTTTCGTAATCGTTTGATCGTGCCAATTCGTGATCGTCAAGGACGAGTTATTGGTTTTGGTGGGCGTAGTCTTGATGGTGCAGAGCCTAAGTATTTAAATTCTCCTGAAACAGAAGTTTTTGAAAAAGGACAGCATCTCTTCGGTCTAGAAAAGGCAGTTAAGTTCATTCGTAAGGAGGATAGAGCTGTTGTTGTAGAAGGCTATTTTGATGTCATTGCTTTGCATGCCTCAGGAATTCATAACTCTGTCGCGGCTTTAGGGACTGCTTTGAGTAGTAAGCAAATCACTCAATTATGTCGTTGTAGTGAGAGTAAAAGAATAGTATTGAACTTTGATGCAGATGGAGCAGGAGTACGAGCTGCCAATAGAGCTATTGGAGAAGTGGAACGTCTTGCAATGCAGGGTCAGCTGGATTTGCGTGTTCTTCATTTACCTTCAGGAAAAGACCCTGATGAATTTCTTCAAGAGCATGGTCCTGGGGAATATAGAGCCCTTCTTGATCAGTCTCCACTTTGGTTGGATTGGCAAATAGATCAGGTTTTGCAAGACCTTGATCTCAGTAAAGCAGATCATTTTCAGTCTGCAGTTAGTGGGTTAGTACAACTTTTAGGCAAACTGCCTCAGTCAGCAGTGCGAACCCATTATCTCCAAAAGGTTGCTGAGCGTTTAAGTGGTGGACAAGCACGTTTGGCTTTGCAACTTGAGGAGGATCTTCGTAAGCAAGTAAAAGGTCAGCGTTGGCATGGACGTTCTAATCGAAGGGATCATCTCGGTGAAGGTAGTCAACGTGAACGTAGTGAAGCTGAGATCTTACGTTTATATCTACATTGCTCTCCTCATAGGTCTGCTATTCGACGTGAGCTGCGTCAAAGGGAACTTGAAGATTTTGCCTTGCAACATCATCGGTTGTTATGGGCAGCAATAACAGACTTGGAAGAAACCAAACTTGGAGCTAGTCGATTAGAAGAAATTATTCGAGGCAATGACTCTGGAGAAGATCTTGCTGATATAGATATTGCAAGATTACTCACTGATCAGTTAATGGTTGATAACAATCCACTTTTAACTCGTCTTATGCCCCTTTTAGAGCCAGATGAGGTTCATGTAGCAGCCATGTCTGAGCCCCTCCTTCATTTGCGTGGAACGGCTGCTGCTCTTGAGCGACAGAAATCATTGAAGCGATGCAGACATCTTTTGGAAGCATGGAGTGGTCAAAGGTTGGAAACACTTGAGAGATGCATCTCCTCACTTGTTGAAGAAGAGCGCCATCGACCAGAGGAATCTTTTGATATGGAAAATAGAATAGAAAAAATGTTTCAAGAGCTAAATAGTGAAGCCTTGCGCTTTCAAGATCTTTATTACAGCGAACGAAAGCATATTCTTCACTTGGATCAACAACGTTGTGCAGGCTATGGAAAGAAGCAGCCCCTCACGGCTTAGTAATTTGATTGATTTTATTGTGCACAATACAAATGAAAACCTTGTTGTTTTAGCTTTTAACCACTCCCTTTGTTCTTTTTAAGGGCAAAACTTCTTCAGTGCAGCAATTACCTTCTTGGGTCTGTCTTCCATATAATAAGCCTCTACTTCACGTTCTCTCTTTATATTCCCAATACTTGTAGACCCTTTTATTGCTCTTGCTTTATACCATGGGTGTGATTTTCTTTTAGTATTAATGACACCTAGAAGCTTTGAATTATTACAGTCCTGAGCAACGTGAGTTGCTTCATGTCTAAGCGCTTTTCTAATGGAGATTGCTGTAGCATTATTATTATCACGACCCACTTTGGGTAGGTAAAAACCATTAGTCTCTTTTATATTTTGAGTGCAAATAACCACTGCACGTTGCCGCTTTTTGGTAAACCCAACATACTTTTTTCCCATTAGGCATAAAGGAGAATTTTCTTCCACTGAAAAATTTGCTTTGTAGATAAGTTCAAGGATTTCTTTTTCTTTTGCAGTTAAAAATAAAAGGAATTCCATGATTTTCTATTTGAGTTTTTGTTGGTCTGAATTTGCTTATGATTGAACAATCGGAAGTTGATTGATTCGTGTTGTCGTGTAGCAGCTTAATTGCTCACGGCGTATGTCCCAACTTTGATTGAGAACGCATGCCGCCCATTTCACTGTGCCATCTCCATAGCGCTCGTTGAGCTTGTCGATTGTTTGCATTAGACGTTCACGTCTCTTTAGGCTTTCAGGCTTGTAATCCCTTAGAAGGTTTGGTTGTAGATGATCAGTGCTCTGAAGTTTTTTCATTATCACTCCAGCCTTGACTAGAAGGCAATAAGGCCGGAATATTTTCTCTGTCAATGTCAATGCTTCTGCTAGAAGAACGGCCGTGTCGTTGCTTGGTGTGTTTAGTTGAGTTGTTGCGCTTTGCTGATAGAAGGATTCTGAAAAGGGACTTGTGCGTGTGAATACGGTGATAGTTCCTGCTCGTTGATTGTGCTTTCTTAGCTTTGCACTGGCGCGAATTATGTGGCTATTTATTGCGCGATGTAATTCTTCTAGGCTTGTTATCGGACGACTGAAACTTTTGCTTACGCAAGTTTGCTGTTTTGGTGGTGTTACTGTCCTGAGAGGTAGGCATACTTTCCCTTGTAATTCTTTTTGTAGTCTTATTCCTGTTACCCCGAACTTTGTATGTAGTTCGTTGCTAGGCATATCGCGTAGTTGCTGAGCTGTATTAATGCCTCGCATTCGACACCAACGAGCGATTTGGGGTCCTATTCCCCAAACGTCTTCGATGTTAATAGTCTTGAGCCATGATGTTTGGTCCTTATTTATTTGTAGGTCAAAGACACCAGCATGAGCTGATATGTTTTTTGCGAGGTAGTTAGCAATCTTGGCTTGGCTCTTGCTACCCCCGATACCGATAGAAATGGGTAATCCTAGGTTTTGATATATTAATGCTCGTAGTTGACGAGACCAGGGACGTAAGTCGTAATCAGGTGGACGACTGATTTGAGCAAAGGCTTCATCAATGGAATAGATTTCTATGTGTTCACAATGTTTTTTTAATAAACCCATTAGACGTTGACTCATATCACCGTATAAGGCGTAATTGGAGCTGCGTACGACTACACCGAGCTTTTTTAATTTATGTTGGATCTTGAAGTATGGTTGGCCCATTGAAATGCCGAGTTTCCGCGCTTCTGAGCTGCGAGCCACGATGCAGCCATCGTTGTTAGATAGCACTACTACTGGGCGACCAGAGAGCGATGGATCTATGTTTTGTTCACATGCGGCGTAGAAATTATTGCCATCGATTAGTGCTGTTGCTTGAGTCATTTTGATGATGTAATGCTTTTGAGATTGTGAATTGAATGCACTGCTACACCCCAGATCTGCACGTTTTCGTATTGCTGTAGGTCAATGGGTAGATAGTTGGGATGCTCTGCTTCTAGATACAGCACTCCATTTTTGAGAACAAGTCGTTTCAGCGTGAAGGCGCCATCTAGTACAGCTATCACGATGTGACCGGGACGTGGGTTGAGGCTACGGTCTACAACGAGGAGATCGCCGTTATGAATTCCGGCGCCAGTCATAGAGTCACCGCTTACACGAAGCAGAAAGGTGCTTTCGGGATGTTGAATTAGATACTCGTTGAGATCGATACCGATATCGATATAGTCGTCGGCAGGGGAAGGGAAGCCTGCTGAAACGCATTCATTCGCTAGCGGTAGGAATAATTTCGATTGCTTTGCTGGTAGGACGACTAGCACCTGCGAATCCTTCACAAGAAGCAAGACAGAGAGCTCAATAGTACACCAATACTACTGAGCTCTCTGTCTTGCTTCTTCCCGGAGGGTGGGTGGAGTTTGTGTACTTGGCGGTTTCAGGGCTAGATGCTTATTTGCTAGTAGGGCTTGATATTTTGACCGGCTTTAATTGTTAGCTCCGATGATATGGGCCTCCGTGAATAATGGTGGTAGCTCGATAGATTTGCTCCACAAGTAATAAGCGAGCAATCTCATGGGGGAATGTCATAGGTGAGAGGCTTAAGCAAAGGTCGGCCATCTTTTTTATTTCAGGTGCGATACCGTTAGCTCCACCTATTACAAAAACAAGTCGCTTTGAACCTAATGCTTTTAGATACTCAGCAAAGGGAATAGAGGCGAGAGGCCTTCCTTCTTCCATCAGAATGATTAGTGTTTCATTGTTTTTTAGTTGAGTTTGTATTGCGTCAGCTTCTTTTTGTGGACTTGAGTCTTTTAATTCAGTAATTGTTAAGCCAGGTAGACGTTTTAGGTATAACTCAAGACCTTCACTTATCCATTTTTTGCGGATTTTTCCTATGGCAAGGATTCGATAACGCGACGGATTCAGCATGAGTGAATCAGAGGTCAATGATTTGCATCTAATCTTCCTCTTCTAATAGAAATCTATTGAACGAAGAATAGAGAATTTCTTCCTTGGTTTCTTTTTTTGACTTCTTTTTTGGTGCTATTTGCTTTGCCTCGGAACTTGTGTTCGTTGTTTTGTTGCTTTGATGATTATGGCCTAACTCTTTGGTCTCAATTTCTTTTAGTCTCTGTATTAAATGTGTAGGGACGTTCCCATCTGGACTTGCATTCATTAACTCTTGGAATAACAATTGAGGATTGTTTGTGGTTTCTATGGGGTGAGAGGTGTCGTTGGTGCGACTTTCTTTTTGCTCAAGAGGAGGCTTCGGCTTCGGCAGTTCTCGTGGAAGCTGACGAATTAACTTTTGAAGATGCTCGCGACTACGAGGGTCAAATGTCATCGGATGAGGAGATTGTATTTTTTAAAGGAGCGGGGACTAAGACCTTTTTTAGGTCCATATTCGACTTCTTCTCTTAGAGCTTGTCGAAGTTGTTCAAAAGGAAGATCGGTGAAGCTGTCGTCGTCAGCAAGTGCCGAGGGCAAATCAAGATCGCTTAAATCAGCGACCTGTGTGGTGTTGTCAATAGCGGTTAAGCCTGGCTGCTGGAGAGGAAATAAAAAGAAGATGGCAGCAGCGGCCAAGGCCATTAGGCGGGCACGCATAGCAACAGGAATTAATTGGTAAACCTTAGATCTGCTTGTTAAAGGATGAGGGGTCGGTCGGTAGGACTGTGAGATATTGAATGGGATGTAATTCGTTTTGGGGTTAGAGAATACACCTCAAAATTACTAGGATGGATATTTAGCATCTATCTCAGTTTAGGTTTTTAGTTGTTTTGGAAATATGATTCTTCTGGTGATGATGAGTTTGTTTTAAGATTGAAGGTTGGGAAATAAATCTTATTTGTTTCTAAGAGAATTCCTTTAAGAGGCGCAGTGTTTTCTTCAACCTCTCTTCGTTGTCTGATCTGGTTTTAAATAAGAGTTAGAATTTTCAGTCTTAATTACTATTCAAGTGTTTGGTATGTATTTGGGTAGTTAAGGCTATGCCTTTTTCGGGACACATTGCACGAAAGCGTTTAGGGCAGCATTGGCTTAAGGATGTATCTGTGTTGGAATCTATTGTTGAGGCTGCGGATCTTCAGTGTGGTGATAGGGTTCTGGAAGTAGGACCTGGACGAGGTGTCCTGACAGAACGGCTATTAGCATCTCAAGTTGCAGCAGTTCATGCAGTTGAATTGGATGCTGATCTTGTTGTGGGATTAAAGGAGCGTTTTGCTAGCCAACCACGTTTTACTCTTCAACAAGGAGATGTTCTGTCGATTCCATTGACTCCTCCTTGTGGAATCCTTTCGAACAAAGTTGTTGCAAATATTCCATATAACATCACTGGACCATTGCTCGAACGGTTGGTGGGGCGTTTAGGGAAACCTATTGAAAGGACTTATAAGTTGCTTGTACTTCTTCTGCAAAAGGAAGTGGCAGAGAGGATTCTGGCTCGACAAGGCCAAAGTAATTTCAGTGCGCTTAGTGTAAGACTGCAGTTGCTGGCTAAATGCAGAAGTATTTGTCAGGTGCCACCAAGTTGTTTTCAACCGAGACCCAAAGTTCATTCACAGGTTATTTCTATTGAGCCTGTGGATGAAGAGCATCGTTTGGATTCAGCGTTAGCACTACGCGTAGATGAGCTGCTTCGTAAAGCTTTTACTTCTAGAAGAAAAATGTTGCGCAACTCGCTTAGAGAATTAGGCTCATTGAATGAATTAGAGGGGTGCGCGAAAAACGCTGGAATTAGCCTTGATCAGCGGCCACAAGAGGTGTCCCCTCAAGAATGGTTAGTAATGGCAAAGAATTTCAACTTTAGTAATGAAGTTAGTAAGCAATTATGAGCACCTCTTACAGACCTTTTGATACGGGGCATTTACTAAGAATTAAGGCTCCCGCAAAAATCAACCTCCATTTAGAAGTACTTGGTCTAAGGGCAGATGGGTTTCACGAATTAGCGATGGTTATGCAGAGCATCGACCTGGCTGACTACCTTGAAATAACTAGGAACGAAGATGGAGAAATAAACCTTTCTGTTGATGATCCAAACTTAAGTACAGGAGATGACAATTTAATTATTAAAGCGGCGCGATTGATTCGTGATAACTCGGGAGTGAAAGGCTTGGGTGCGAATATTCATCTCTGTAAGAAAATCCCTATTGGGGCCGGTCTTGCTGGAGGTTCTAGTGATGGGGCCGCTACTTTGTTTGGGTTAAATTCTTTATGGGGGCTTGCTTTTACAAGAAAGAAATTGATTTCTTTGGCTGCTGAACTTGGTTCTGATATTCCTTTTTGTTTAGAGGGTGGCACTCAATTATGTTTCGGCCGTGGCGAGAAACTGGAATCTTTAAAAGCGTGTAGTCCTTTTATGGCAGTTATCCTGATTAAGGACCCATCTGTAAGTGTCTCTACTCCTTGGGCTTATGGACGTTGTAGGGAAATTAGGGGCGCTCATTATCTAGAAAGTGAATCTGATTTTGAAAGGTGCCGTCAACAATTAAGGGATGAAAATTGGTTGAAAAATTGGAGCATCTCAGAACCACCACCACTGAAAAATGATCTTCAGAAAGTAGTCGCTCCTGAAATTTCCTCTGTTCAGAATGGGTTGGAGTTACTTTCTGAATTGCCAGGATCACTTGGTGTTGCAATGAGTGGTTCTGGCCCTAGTTGCTTTGCTCTTTATTCCAGTTACAACAAGGCCAAGGATGTTTTTGATCAGAACAGAGAACGATTATCAACTTCAGGATTAGAAAGTTGGTGTTGTTCTTTTCAACCTCAAGGAGTTACCTCTGAATCATGAGTGATTCAAAAAATCCAATATTAAAAGGAGAAGAGGAGAAATCGATATCTCCGCAAAAAGGTCCACTTAGTTTTTTTTCTGGTGCTATTACCAGTATTTTCTTGTCCTGGATCTGTCTTGAGTTAAGTCAGAGAATGGTGATCTATTTCACTCTTCATTCGCCTGCCTACTCTTCCCCAATAGCTCAAAGTGTAGCTTCAGGATTCAAAACACTGGTCATAGGAATAAGTTTCTTAGCTACATTTACGTTTGGTTTCATCGGATTAGGGCTAATCCTTGTATTTATTCGCAGTCTCTTTGATGGCAATGCACGAGAATCTACTTAGGATTTGAGCATCTTATTTATAAGGGTTATTAGGTTTTAAGTAGATGACACTTCACGACCTTGGTTTACTGATTCTTTTGCTGAGCCCTGGGATGCTTCTCTCAGTATTGCTTTTGTCTACATTTGCTGCAGGAGGTTAATAGGCATAGGCTGATATAGCGTGGCCTATTAATCCGGTTCTACCGGGATCGCATTGAAGCTGTGACAGGGACACTTCTTTTTAACGCTCTCCGAGAAGCCATCGATGAAGAGATGGCAAGAGATCCACGTGTATGTGTGATGGGCGAAGATGTTGGTGCTTATGGCGGATCGTACAAAGTCACTAAAGATCTGTATGAGAAGTATGGGGAGCTAAGAGTTCTCGATACTCCCATTGCAGAAAATAGTTTTACTGGAATGGCTGTAGGAGCAGCTATGACTGGTCTTCGACCAATTGTTGAGGGGATGAATATGGGGTTCCTTTTGTTAGCTTTTAATCAGATCTCCA comes from Prochlorococcus sp. MIT 1307 and encodes:
- a CDS encoding 23S rRNA (pseudouridine(1915)-N(3))-methyltransferase RlmH, with translation MNPSRYRILAIGKIRKKWISEGLELYLKRLPGLTITELKDSSPQKEADAIQTQLKNNETLIILMEEGRPLASIPFAEYLKALGSKRLVFVIGGANGIAPEIKKMADLCLSLSPMTFPHEIARLLLVEQIYRATTIIHGGPYHRS
- the ispE gene encoding 4-(cytidine 5'-diphospho)-2-C-methyl-D-erythritol kinase, which gives rise to MSTSYRPFDTGHLLRIKAPAKINLHLEVLGLRADGFHELAMVMQSIDLADYLEITRNEDGEINLSVDDPNLSTGDDNLIIKAARLIRDNSGVKGLGANIHLCKKIPIGAGLAGGSSDGAATLFGLNSLWGLAFTRKKLISLAAELGSDIPFCLEGGTQLCFGRGEKLESLKACSPFMAVILIKDPSVSVSTPWAYGRCREIRGAHYLESESDFERCRQQLRDENWLKNWSISEPPPLKNDLQKVVAPEISSVQNGLELLSELPGSLGVAMSGSGPSCFALYSSYNKAKDVFDQNRERLSTSGLESWCCSFQPQGVTSES
- the rsmA gene encoding 16S rRNA (adenine(1518)-N(6)/adenine(1519)-N(6))-dimethyltransferase RsmA, with the translated sequence MPFSGHIARKRLGQHWLKDVSVLESIVEAADLQCGDRVLEVGPGRGVLTERLLASQVAAVHAVELDADLVVGLKERFASQPRFTLQQGDVLSIPLTPPCGILSNKVVANIPYNITGPLLERLVGRLGKPIERTYKLLVLLLQKEVAERILARQGQSNFSALSVRLQLLAKCRSICQVPPSCFQPRPKVHSQVISIEPVDEEHRLDSALALRVDELLRKAFTSRRKMLRNSLRELGSLNELEGCAKNAGISLDQRPQEVSPQEWLVMAKNFNFSNEVSKQL
- a CDS encoding LexA family protein is translated as MLLVKDSQVLVVLPAKQSKLFLPLANECVSAGFPSPADDYIDIGIDLNEYLIQHPESTFLLRVSGDSMTGAGIHNGDLLVVDRSLNPRPGHIVIAVLDGAFTLKRLVLKNGVLYLEAEHPNYLPIDLQQYENVQIWGVAVHSIHNLKSITSSK
- a CDS encoding DUF3082 domain-containing protein — encoded protein: MSDSKNPILKGEEEKSISPQKGPLSFFSGAITSIFLSWICLELSQRMVIYFTLHSPAYSSPIAQSVASGFKTLVIGISFLATFTFGFIGLGLILVFIRSLFDGNAREST